A portion of the Pedobacter cryoconitis genome contains these proteins:
- a CDS encoding lipopolysaccharide biosynthesis protein, whose translation MSVLKDKAIKGVAWSFVDNIANSGITFIVGIVLARLLSPAEFGILGMITVFIAVSNSIIDSGFSQALIRKIDVKGIDYNTVFFFNLAIGFVLFLVLFFSSPYIGEFFKEPRLVNVTRVMASILIINALSIIHRTILTKSINFKLQTKISLAASLLSGVVGIGMAYYGFGVWSLVGQILSKQFLYTVLMWALNIWWPKIEFSKKSFSEMFTFGSKLLVSGLIDTIYKNIYYLIIGRYYSAYELGQYSRAEQFSIIFSSNLTVIIQRVSYPVLSSIQDDIPRLKEAYRKVIKSTMLVTFTLMLGLAAIAKPLIIILIGEKWLMAVPFLQIICLSEMLYPLHAINLNILNVKGHSGIILKLEVIKKFIAVPVILAGIFMGIQYMLWGSVVASILSYFLNSYFSAPFLKYSTKEQLKDIIPGLIIALIVSSIMWTFTLLTISNWAILSIQFTAGILLTIGLCELVKLSEYLEMKSILEKLLKRNL comes from the coding sequence ATGAGTGTACTGAAGGATAAGGCGATTAAGGGAGTTGCGTGGAGTTTTGTTGATAATATAGCTAATTCTGGAATCACATTTATTGTAGGCATTGTGCTTGCAAGGCTGCTGTCACCTGCGGAATTTGGAATATTAGGAATGATTACTGTTTTTATTGCAGTTTCCAATTCAATTATTGACAGTGGATTTAGCCAGGCATTAATTCGCAAAATTGATGTAAAAGGGATAGATTACAATACCGTGTTTTTTTTTAATCTGGCGATAGGGTTTGTTCTTTTTCTTGTTTTATTTTTTTCTTCGCCATATATAGGTGAGTTTTTTAAAGAACCGAGACTTGTTAACGTAACACGTGTTATGGCCTCGATTCTTATTATTAATGCCTTATCTATTATTCATAGAACGATTTTAACTAAAAGCATAAATTTTAAGCTGCAGACCAAAATTTCACTGGCTGCTTCTTTATTGAGCGGGGTAGTGGGAATAGGGATGGCTTATTATGGATTTGGTGTTTGGAGCCTTGTTGGTCAGATTCTGTCTAAACAGTTTTTGTACACTGTTTTGATGTGGGCATTAAATATTTGGTGGCCTAAGATCGAGTTTTCTAAAAAGAGCTTTAGTGAAATGTTTACTTTTGGAAGTAAGCTATTAGTTTCAGGACTAATTGATACTATTTATAAGAATATATATTACCTCATTATTGGAAGATATTATTCTGCTTATGAACTTGGACAGTATAGCCGGGCAGAACAGTTTTCTATTATCTTCTCGTCAAATTTAACAGTCATCATTCAACGTGTAAGTTATCCTGTACTTAGCTCTATTCAGGATGATATCCCCCGGTTGAAAGAAGCTTATAGAAAAGTTATCAAAAGTACTATGCTGGTCACATTTACGTTAATGCTGGGACTGGCGGCAATAGCAAAACCACTAATTATTATTTTAATAGGTGAAAAATGGCTGATGGCAGTTCCATTTCTACAAATTATTTGTTTAAGTGAGATGTTATATCCTTTGCATGCAATTAATTTAAATATCCTGAACGTGAAAGGACATTCGGGTATTATATTGAAACTTGAAGTCATTAAAAAATTTATAGCAGTCCCGGTGATTTTAGCCGGAATTTTTATGGGAATACAATATATGTTATGGGGAAGTGTGGTTGCTTCTATTTTGTCCTATTTCTTAAATAGTTATTTTTCTGCACCATTTTTGAAATATTCTACCAAAGAACAACTTAAAGACATTATTCCAGGTTTGATTATTGCTTTGATTGTATCCTCAATAATGTGGACTTTTACGCTTCTGACAATATCGAACTGGGCTATTTTGTCCATTCAATTTACAGCAGGCATTCTTTTAACAATTGGTCTGTGTGAGCTTGTTAAACTTTCTGAATACCTGGAAATGAAATCTATTCTGGAAAAACTACTAAAAAGGAATTTATGA
- a CDS encoding DegT/DnrJ/EryC1/StrS family aminotransferase: MNEKLITVTTPLLPPLDEFIPYLEDIWKRKWLTNNGHYHQQLEKELCEFLGVKYISLFSNGTLGLVTALQALKITGEVITSPYSFVATTHSLWWNNIKPVFVDVDPVTLNLDPAKIEAAITPMTTAIMPVHVYGTPCDMDAIQKIADTYGLKIIYDAAHAFAVKKDGESVLNYGDLSILSFHATKTYSTIEGGAIICHDEKMKQRIDYLKNFGFADEVTVVAPGINAKMNEVQAAYGLLGLKYVERAIESRKVAADKYKDELKEVDGLTFMADFDNVVSNYSYFPIFIDEQKFGMSRDSLYQKMKDNNVLGRRYFYPLISSFSTYKGLPSAGVQNLPVANKAASQVICLPLHHELSTEDLDRIISIIKS, translated from the coding sequence ATGAACGAAAAATTAATTACAGTAACGACGCCCTTACTTCCACCATTGGATGAATTTATACCATATCTTGAGGATATTTGGAAAAGAAAATGGTTAACTAACAATGGCCATTATCATCAGCAACTGGAAAAAGAATTATGCGAGTTTCTTGGGGTTAAGTATATTTCTTTATTTTCAAACGGAACTTTAGGGCTGGTTACTGCATTACAAGCATTAAAAATTACTGGTGAGGTTATTACTTCTCCATATAGCTTTGTAGCGACTACCCACTCTTTATGGTGGAATAATATAAAACCTGTTTTTGTTGATGTTGATCCTGTAACACTTAATCTTGATCCAGCTAAAATAGAAGCCGCGATTACGCCTATGACTACGGCAATTATGCCTGTCCATGTTTATGGTACACCTTGTGACATGGATGCGATTCAAAAAATAGCAGATACTTATGGTTTGAAAATAATCTACGATGCAGCGCATGCATTTGCTGTTAAAAAGGATGGTGAATCTGTTCTGAACTATGGTGATTTAAGTATTTTAAGCTTCCATGCTACCAAAACGTATTCTACTATTGAGGGCGGAGCTATTATATGCCATGATGAAAAAATGAAGCAGCGGATAGACTACCTTAAAAATTTCGGATTTGCTGACGAAGTAACTGTTGTAGCTCCCGGAATAAATGCGAAGATGAATGAAGTACAGGCAGCTTATGGCTTATTAGGGTTGAAATATGTTGAGCGTGCTATTGAAAGCAGAAAAGTAGCAGCAGACAAATATAAGGATGAGCTAAAAGAGGTAGATGGGCTGACTTTTATGGCTGATTTTGACAATGTAGTCTCTAATTACTCTTATTTTCCAATCTTTATAGATGAACAAAAATTTGGAATGAGCAGAGATAGTTTATATCAGAAAATGAAAGATAACAATGTATTAGGCAGACGTTATTTTTATCCTTTGATAAGCAGTTTCTCTACCTATAAGGGATTACCATCTGCAGGAGTTCAAAATCTTCCTGTTGCAAATAAGGCGGCTTCTCAAGTCATCTGTTTACCATTGCATCATGAATTGTCGACGGAAGATTTAGATAGAATAATATCAATAATTAAGTCATGA
- the gmd gene encoding GDP-mannose 4,6-dehydratase, whose amino-acid sequence MKVALITGVTGQDGAYLAEFLLKKGYFVHGLKRRSSLFNTERIDHLYQDQHENGVNFKLHFGDLTDSTNLIRIIQEVQPDEIYNLAAMSHVQVSFEMPEYTANADGLGTLRLLEAVRILGLEKKTKIYQASTSELYGLVQAVPQSESTPFYPRSPYAVAKIYGYWITVNYREAYGMFACNGILFNHESPLRGETFVTRKITRATSKIALGLQKCLYLGNLSAQRDWGHAKDYIEAMWLILQQDKAEDFVIATGVTTTVRDFVKMSFAELGIEIEFSGKDENEKGVIIDIDQDLILSLGLNDLYLKPGTTVVSVDPKYFRPTEVDLLLGDPTKSKTQLGWTPKYDLPMLVKEMVHADLQLMKKDEYLKEGGFNTLNHFE is encoded by the coding sequence ATGAAAGTTGCCCTAATAACCGGTGTTACAGGCCAGGATGGAGCCTATCTTGCAGAATTTCTTTTGAAAAAAGGATACTTTGTTCATGGACTCAAAAGAAGATCATCTTTGTTTAATACGGAGCGAATTGATCATTTATACCAGGATCAACACGAAAATGGGGTCAACTTTAAATTGCATTTTGGAGATCTTACAGATTCTACAAATCTGATCCGTATTATTCAGGAAGTTCAGCCTGATGAAATTTATAACCTTGCGGCAATGAGTCATGTACAGGTGAGTTTTGAAATGCCTGAGTATACTGCTAATGCTGATGGTTTGGGTACGCTTCGCCTGTTAGAGGCAGTACGTATTCTTGGTTTAGAGAAAAAGACAAAAATTTATCAGGCATCTACTTCTGAGCTGTATGGTTTGGTCCAGGCTGTCCCTCAAAGTGAAAGTACACCTTTTTATCCCAGATCACCTTACGCTGTTGCTAAAATATATGGATATTGGATCACTGTAAATTACAGAGAAGCCTATGGTATGTTTGCTTGCAACGGAATTTTATTTAACCATGAAAGCCCGTTAAGGGGAGAGACATTTGTTACACGAAAAATTACAAGAGCAACGAGTAAAATCGCTTTAGGCTTGCAAAAATGTCTATATCTGGGAAATCTTTCAGCGCAAAGAGACTGGGGCCATGCTAAAGACTATATAGAGGCTATGTGGTTGATTCTTCAACAAGATAAAGCTGAAGATTTTGTGATTGCCACAGGTGTAACAACAACTGTACGGGATTTTGTAAAGATGAGTTTTGCAGAATTAGGAATTGAAATAGAGTTTAGTGGAAAAGATGAGAACGAAAAAGGTGTTATTATAGACATTGATCAGGATCTTATTTTATCTTTAGGCTTAAATGATCTTTATTTGAAGCCGGGAACAACTGTCGTAAGTGTAGACCCGAAATATTTCAGGCCAACTGAAGTTGATTTATTATTAGGTGATCCGACAAAATCCAAAACGCAATTAGGATGGACGCCTAAGTATGATTTACCGATGTTGGTTAAAGAAATGGTGCACGCGGATTTACAATTAATGAAAAAGGACGAATATTTGAAAGAGGGCGGGTTTAATACCCTAAATCATTTCGAATAG
- a CDS encoding glycosyltransferase family 2 protein has product MSDSSLPLVSICMISYNHKKFIRQAIEGVLMQETNFEYELVISDDCSPDNTGLEIQKCIDEHPNGKRIKYFQHKVNLGGLPNILFAFNECSGKYIAICEGDDYWTDVHKLQKQVDFLEANEDYSMCCHNAKIVYEDKSQNTRDFSEIYTDVDFDMSRIINSWVIPTASMVIRAKFIKPLPEWVKNIYSIDFTLALLLMAKGKIKFLAESLSVYRIDLGGSSMSAVIGGKIEFVANQHIQLLQHFNEETGQLYNGLVTKKIEKLQNEIKFLKLRRKSPLLALFLMPRLFCEKILNKISK; this is encoded by the coding sequence ATGAGTGATAGTTCCTTGCCATTAGTTTCCATATGTATGATTTCTTATAACCATAAGAAGTTTATCCGCCAGGCGATTGAAGGTGTTTTAATGCAAGAAACTAATTTTGAATATGAACTTGTCATTTCAGATGACTGTTCACCGGACAATACTGGTCTTGAGATTCAAAAATGTATTGATGAGCATCCCAATGGTAAAAGGATTAAATACTTTCAGCATAAAGTTAATTTAGGAGGATTACCTAATATCCTTTTTGCATTCAATGAATGTTCTGGAAAATATATAGCGATCTGTGAAGGCGATGATTATTGGACTGATGTGCACAAGCTTCAAAAACAAGTTGATTTTTTAGAGGCCAATGAGGATTATTCCATGTGCTGCCATAATGCTAAAATTGTATACGAAGATAAAAGTCAAAATACACGTGACTTTTCGGAAATATATACTGACGTCGATTTTGATATGTCAAGGATTATTAACAGTTGGGTTATTCCAACTGCCAGTATGGTTATCAGAGCTAAATTTATTAAGCCGTTACCAGAATGGGTTAAAAATATCTATAGCATAGACTTCACCTTAGCCTTATTGTTAATGGCTAAGGGCAAGATAAAATTTCTGGCAGAATCATTATCGGTTTACAGAATTGATCTCGGTGGTTCCAGTATGTCAGCAGTCATAGGCGGGAAAATTGAATTTGTGGCTAATCAGCATATTCAGCTGCTTCAGCATTTTAATGAAGAAACAGGACAGCTTTATAATGGTCTGGTTACCAAGAAAATAGAAAAGCTGCAAAATGAGATTAAATTTCTGAAATTGCGGAGAAAAAGTCCATTGCTGGCCTTATTTTTAATGCCGCGGTTATTTTGTGAAAAGATCTTAAATAAAATTAGTAAATAG
- a CDS encoding SLBB domain-containing protein: MNFKKTIVAFLFLSCLIVCQQSYAQTNYSDVKVDELTEAQIAQLMQRAESVGYNDSQLEQMAAAQGMKPAEIVKLRARVAKIRKTNTSDNKVNTQATDDFSARTYEDTDSTSRGKGNNRAKTDLRDAFGNLIPKIFGAELFKNNDITFEPNMRMATPKSYIIGPDDQLLVDLTGDNEANYKLQVSPDGNIRLQYVGLVQVGGLSIEQATSKIRSVMSKTYPALKNGRTSVAINLGNIRSIKITLLGEVVKPGSYTLSSLSTVFNALSASGGPNDNGSFRKIQVIRNNKIVSTIDVYNFLLNGVQTGNIRLQDQDVINIPVYQTRVEMSGEVKRPALYEVLNNESLEDVISFAGGFSNKAYTAKIKVLQNTNKERRITDVNADDFRKYNPLNGDKYLVEAILDRFANRVEIVGAVFRPGPYELENGLTLKQLIQKADGLKEDAFLNRGYISRLNPDNSLALLSFDVDKILKGTEPDITLRREDKVTISSIFDLREEYKVDIKGEVRKPGLFDYAEGMTLESLIQMAGGFKEGATPNRIEIARRIKNADANSISAKTAEILNVKISGDLKLQDTTFVLQPFDIVSIRSSEGYRVQQQVKVEGEVLYPGIYTITRKDERISDIIKRAGGLTILSFAEGASLKRPGPEKSIEEELKRDKNGKLVGGKSASNKNAIDKEEEEMQKMANLKRLQGVGVQDTAQLIQEVKILGSDLVGIDLVKILKSPASKYDLLMEDGDVIRVPKQLQTVKVTGEVLRPTNIVYSPNKSMKQYINGAGGFTYSANKKSAYIQYANGSVDAGSKFLFFNNYPVVKPGAEIFVPKRAPREKFGVAGIAAVSAALSGLITALVLILR; encoded by the coding sequence ATGAATTTTAAAAAAACAATAGTTGCATTCCTGTTTCTATCTTGTCTAATAGTTTGTCAGCAAAGTTATGCACAAACAAATTATTCTGATGTAAAAGTCGATGAATTAACTGAGGCTCAGATTGCTCAACTGATGCAACGCGCCGAGTCTGTTGGATATAATGATTCACAATTAGAACAAATGGCAGCTGCACAGGGTATGAAACCCGCAGAGATCGTAAAATTACGTGCCCGTGTAGCCAAAATCAGAAAAACAAATACTTCGGATAATAAAGTAAATACCCAGGCTACGGATGATTTTTCGGCGCGGACTTATGAAGATACTGATTCAACGAGCAGAGGAAAAGGTAATAATAGGGCTAAGACTGATTTAAGGGATGCTTTTGGGAATCTGATTCCTAAAATATTCGGAGCCGAGCTTTTTAAAAATAATGATATAACGTTTGAGCCCAACATGAGAATGGCTACGCCTAAAAGTTATATTATTGGTCCTGATGATCAATTGCTGGTTGATCTGACAGGTGACAATGAAGCAAATTATAAGCTTCAGGTGAGCCCTGACGGAAATATCCGTTTGCAGTATGTTGGACTGGTCCAGGTAGGCGGTTTGTCTATTGAACAGGCAACTTCTAAAATCCGTTCGGTTATGTCCAAAACTTATCCTGCTTTAAAAAATGGAAGAACGAGTGTTGCTATCAATCTGGGAAATATCAGAAGTATTAAAATTACGCTTTTAGGAGAGGTTGTTAAGCCTGGATCTTATACTTTATCATCTTTATCAACAGTTTTTAATGCGTTAAGTGCATCAGGTGGCCCTAATGATAATGGGTCATTCAGAAAGATCCAGGTGATCCGTAACAATAAGATCGTATCCACTATTGATGTTTATAATTTCCTGTTAAATGGAGTACAAACGGGAAATATCCGTCTTCAGGATCAGGATGTAATTAATATTCCTGTTTATCAGACCAGAGTTGAAATGTCTGGTGAAGTAAAAAGGCCTGCATTGTATGAGGTGTTAAATAATGAATCACTGGAGGATGTCATTTCTTTTGCTGGTGGATTTTCAAATAAAGCGTATACGGCTAAAATTAAAGTTTTACAGAATACGAATAAAGAGAGACGGATTACGGATGTGAATGCGGATGATTTCAGGAAATATAATCCATTAAATGGTGATAAATATTTAGTAGAAGCTATTTTGGATCGTTTTGCAAATAGAGTTGAAATTGTAGGTGCTGTATTTCGTCCGGGGCCATATGAGCTGGAAAATGGCCTGACTTTAAAACAACTTATTCAAAAGGCAGATGGGCTTAAAGAAGATGCTTTCTTAAACAGGGGCTATATTTCACGTCTGAATCCTGACAATAGCCTGGCTTTATTATCTTTTGATGTAGATAAAATCCTGAAGGGGACAGAGCCGGATATTACTTTAAGAAGAGAAGACAAAGTGACGATTTCCTCTATTTTTGATTTGCGTGAAGAATATAAGGTAGATATTAAAGGTGAGGTTAGAAAGCCCGGCTTATTTGATTATGCAGAGGGAATGACTTTGGAATCCCTGATCCAGATGGCTGGTGGATTTAAAGAAGGAGCAACCCCGAATCGTATTGAGATTGCCAGAAGAATAAAAAATGCGGATGCAAATTCAATTTCAGCAAAAACGGCTGAAATATTAAATGTTAAAATTTCCGGAGATCTGAAATTGCAGGATACAACTTTTGTGTTGCAGCCATTTGATATTGTGTCTATCAGAAGTTCTGAAGGATACCGTGTGCAGCAACAGGTTAAAGTTGAAGGAGAAGTACTTTATCCGGGAATCTATACCATTACAAGAAAAGATGAGCGTATTTCTGATATCATTAAACGCGCCGGAGGTCTAACTATACTGTCTTTTGCTGAAGGTGCATCATTAAAGCGACCTGGCCCGGAAAAGAGTATAGAAGAAGAACTAAAAAGAGATAAAAATGGAAAGTTAGTTGGCGGAAAGTCTGCCTCTAATAAAAATGCTATTGATAAGGAAGAAGAGGAAATGCAGAAAATGGCCAACTTAAAAAGGCTGCAGGGCGTAGGTGTGCAAGATACGGCACAACTTATTCAGGAGGTCAAAATCTTGGGAAGTGACCTGGTCGGCATTGATCTTGTGAAAATATTAAAGTCTCCTGCTTCAAAATATGATTTGTTAATGGAAGATGGAGATGTGATCAGAGTGCCTAAGCAACTACAAACGGTTAAGGTTACTGGCGAAGTACTTAGACCAACGAATATTGTTTACAGCCCAAATAAGAGTATGAAGCAATATATTAATGGTGCTGGTGGTTTTACCTATAGTGCGAATAAAAAAAGTGCTTATATTCAATATGCAAATGGGTCTGTAGATGCAGGGAGCAAATTCCTTTTCTTTAATAATTACCCTGTGGTTAAGCCAGGAGCGGAGATTTTTGTACCGAAGCGTGCCCCTCGTGAAAAGTTTGGTGTAGCAGGGATTGCTGCTGTTTCAGCAGCTTTATCAGGTTTAATTACAGCATTAGTACTAATATTGCGATAA
- a CDS encoding Wzz/FepE/Etk N-terminal domain-containing protein, with protein sequence MSLEKRNMEEKKIGNNQADEDSVKEFILNIRELYQYLLSKWVIVSVIVVVGAILGFVYAKYSKPVYTATTVFVLEEGGAGGGLGQYAGIASMVGIDIGGSGGGLFAGDNIIELYKSRSMIQKALLSESTYDNKKELLINRYIGFNNLRESWNKDPKIQNVRFTVNMKPDLVQDSLIGEIVKAIRSNYLNVVKPDKKSSIIKVEVRCKDEAFAKGFSDEIVSTVSKFYIETKTKRSIYNIANLQHQTDSVRSVMNGAIYNAASIIDATPNLNPTRLLLRSAPVQKSQFSSESNKAILTELIKNLEIAKISLRQETPLIQLIDEPVLPLEKNHIGKIKGAVFGAFLFGILVTILLIVRKKIRSSLT encoded by the coding sequence ATGAGCTTGGAAAAGCGCAATATGGAAGAAAAAAAGATCGGTAATAACCAGGCTGATGAGGATTCGGTAAAGGAATTTATCTTGAATATAAGGGAGCTATATCAATATTTACTCTCTAAATGGGTTATAGTATCAGTTATAGTTGTTGTAGGGGCAATTCTTGGTTTTGTATATGCCAAGTATAGTAAACCTGTATATACTGCGACGACTGTGTTTGTATTGGAAGAAGGTGGAGCTGGTGGAGGCTTAGGCCAGTATGCTGGTATTGCATCTATGGTCGGTATTGATATCGGTGGAAGCGGCGGTGGCCTGTTTGCCGGAGATAATATCATAGAGCTGTACAAATCCCGTTCTATGATACAAAAAGCCTTGCTAAGCGAATCTACTTATGACAATAAAAAAGAATTATTAATTAACCGCTATATAGGATTTAATAATTTGCGGGAGTCCTGGAACAAAGATCCGAAAATTCAGAACGTCAGGTTTACTGTGAATATGAAACCTGATTTAGTACAGGATAGTTTAATTGGGGAAATTGTAAAGGCAATCAGAAGCAACTATCTTAATGTAGTAAAGCCGGATAAGAAATCAAGTATTATTAAGGTTGAGGTCCGATGTAAAGACGAAGCGTTCGCAAAAGGATTTAGCGATGAAATTGTATCTACAGTAAGTAAATTTTACATTGAAACTAAAACTAAGAGGTCGATATATAATATTGCCAATCTACAACATCAAACAGATTCTGTAAGGTCAGTTATGAACGGGGCTATTTATAACGCAGCTTCAATAATTGATGCTACTCCTAATTTAAATCCTACAAGATTGTTGCTTCGTAGTGCTCCTGTTCAGAAGTCTCAGTTTTCTTCTGAAAGTAATAAAGCAATCTTAACTGAGTTAATCAAAAATCTGGAAATAGCCAAGATTTCTCTAAGACAAGAAACTCCGCTGATTCAATTAATCGATGAGCCGGTTCTGCCATTGGAGAAAAATCATATTGGAAAAATTAAGGGTGCTGTATTTGGAGCTTTCTTATTTGGGATTTTGGTTACTATTCTTTTAATAGTTAGAAAGAAGATTAGAAGTAGTTTGACCTAA